The proteins below are encoded in one region of Haloterrigena turkmenica DSM 5511:
- a CDS encoding winged helix-turn-helix transcriptional regulator, translated as MLHALTGSPYAAARALQQLAPDDEHRELRPDELRYALGTLEPEQLLADLPPAVGRIIHTLLTTESRISQRDLADRAGVSARTIRNYRNRLEAFALIRIDETGYRLALSFQTAVERRDSVVPTVLEENQTLLDATDAFLETLLPPARYGGPDDLLGSVLFWQPDPSRLLDHHRVGSWLRLAAALTATGSPGNNRAVQMGPPLEQQALSQTPP; from the coding sequence TTGCTCCACGCGCTGACCGGCTCGCCGTACGCCGCTGCTCGAGCACTGCAGCAACTCGCTCCCGACGACGAACACCGAGAACTCCGACCGGATGAACTCCGTTATGCCCTGGGTACGCTCGAACCCGAGCAGTTACTTGCCGACCTCCCACCGGCCGTTGGTCGAATCATCCACACGCTTCTCACTACCGAGAGCCGGATCTCACAGCGGGACCTCGCCGACCGAGCGGGCGTCTCAGCACGGACCATCCGAAACTATCGCAACCGGCTCGAGGCGTTCGCTCTCATCCGGATTGACGAGACCGGATATCGTTTGGCGCTCTCGTTTCAGACGGCTGTTGAACGCCGGGATTCGGTTGTTCCAACTGTCCTCGAGGAGAACCAGACGCTCCTCGACGCCACCGACGCCTTTCTCGAGACACTCCTCCCGCCAGCGCGATATGGTGGTCCCGACGACCTACTCGGTAGCGTGCTGTTCTGGCAACCGGATCCGTCGCGATTACTCGATCACCACCGAGTCGGCTCGTGGCTGCGACTCGCAGCTGCGCTCACAGCAACAGGATCTCCCGGGAATAACCGAGCGGTGCAGATGGGCCCACCGCTTGAACAGCAAGCGCTGTCTCAGACACCTCCGTAG
- a CDS encoding DUF6789 family protein, giving the protein MTQHRLRAGFGYGVAATVVMSILMFLAVVSGKSPMSQPIPKAVVTQLFGSYLPKPMLMALAIGLHLGYGGVFGAILAWIARPVTIRNGLALGVGLWALMQVTFLPFLGWGLFGTEITPAIAVATFVLHLVYGGVLGWALDRELLSMSGESPTTAD; this is encoded by the coding sequence GTGACACAACACAGACTGAGAGCGGGATTCGGCTACGGTGTCGCCGCGACAGTTGTGATGTCAATTCTCATGTTTCTCGCAGTGGTTTCGGGGAAATCCCCGATGTCACAGCCGATCCCAAAAGCGGTGGTCACACAACTCTTCGGCAGCTATCTCCCGAAGCCGATGCTGATGGCACTCGCGATCGGGCTCCATCTCGGCTATGGGGGCGTATTCGGCGCTATCCTCGCATGGATTGCTCGCCCCGTGACAATCCGGAATGGACTCGCTCTCGGTGTCGGCCTTTGGGCGTTGATGCAAGTCACGTTCCTGCCGTTCCTCGGTTGGGGACTATTCGGGACGGAGATCACGCCGGCAATAGCCGTTGCCACGTTCGTTCTACACCTTGTCTACGGTGGCGTGCTCGGCTGGGCGTTGGATCGTGAACTATTGTCGATGAGCGGAGAATCGCCCACAACCGCTGACTGA
- a CDS encoding winged helix-turn-helix transcriptional regulator, whose product MSRALEEEECIASWCADDDWCTVTCTAHLIGKKWHPVIVHRLLEHGPLGFNALKDEIESISSTVLSNSLEDLEDNGLVNRAIVSEKPFRVEYSLTEQGSSLEPVINAMDAWGEEHLQETSCN is encoded by the coding sequence ATGAGTAGAGCACTCGAAGAAGAGGAGTGCATCGCATCGTGGTGTGCTGACGATGACTGGTGTACCGTGACGTGTACAGCCCATCTCATCGGGAAGAAATGGCATCCGGTTATTGTCCACCGCCTGCTCGAACATGGCCCGCTCGGGTTCAATGCGCTCAAAGACGAAATCGAGTCGATATCCAGTACCGTCCTCTCGAACAGCCTCGAGGATTTGGAAGACAACGGACTCGTGAACCGAGCGATCGTGAGCGAAAAGCCGTTCCGGGTCGAGTACTCCCTGACTGAACAGGGTTCCTCACTCGAACCCGTAATCAACGCGATGGATGCCTGGGGGGAGGAGCATCTCCAAGAGACATCTTGTAACTGA
- a CDS encoding amidohydrolase → MREEILDPDDGIYGLAPIPYGDVYASMKILDRIENDDAYVGTCFVTAGATPPLGNRKYGPLYERCGELDIPAVFHTGGAGLDEYVRAGYQKMIKTHTLGFLESDMSQSSV, encoded by the coding sequence ATGCGAGAGGAGATCCTCGACCCCGATGACGGAATCTACGGCCTGGCCCCGATTCCGTACGGCGACGTCTACGCCTCGATGAAGATTCTCGACCGCATCGAGAATGACGACGCCTACGTCGGCACCTGTTTCGTCACCGCTGGTGCGACGCCGCCGCTAGGCAACCGGAAGTATGGCCCGCTCTACGAGCGCTGCGGGGAGTTGGACATCCCGGCGGTCTTCCACACCGGCGGCGCCGGCCTCGACGAGTACGTCCGCGCGGGCTACCAGAAGATGATCAAGACGCACACGCTGGGCTTCCTCGAGTCGGACATGTCCCAATCGTCAGTCTAG
- a CDS encoding arsenic resistance protein, whose product MIRLSKQWIQHNQVGLYAVAVLLAIGVGLGQPSAGSLLELLINPILAVLLYVTFLEIPFVRIRRAFRNGRFMIAAFGMNFVVVPVVVFGLTRFLPQEPVLLVGVFMVLLTPCIDYVITFTDLAGGDAEQITAATPALMLVQLLLLPVYLWLFMGQQVAEFIEAGPFIEAFVVIIALPLALAWATELWADRSKRVEECQDVMRWLPVPMMGVTLFVVIASQLPRVQNSIGQIAAVVPVYVVFLVIMPLLSRLAAGLLGMDVGESRALVFTSVTRNSLVILPLALALPSGYALAPAVVVTQTLIELTGMVVLTRVVPGWLLPNAPSQTPSGT is encoded by the coding sequence ATGATACGACTCTCGAAACAGTGGATTCAACACAACCAAGTCGGATTATACGCCGTCGCCGTCCTCCTTGCAATCGGGGTCGGCCTCGGGCAACCGAGTGCAGGCTCACTCTTGGAACTGCTTATCAATCCCATCCTGGCGGTGTTGTTGTACGTAACCTTTCTGGAGATACCGTTCGTCCGGATCAGACGAGCGTTCCGGAATGGGCGGTTCATGATAGCTGCTTTCGGAATGAACTTCGTGGTCGTCCCAGTGGTTGTATTCGGTCTCACGCGGTTCCTGCCGCAGGAGCCGGTGCTGCTCGTTGGGGTGTTCATGGTATTGTTGACGCCGTGTATCGACTACGTCATCACGTTCACGGATCTGGCAGGTGGTGACGCCGAGCAGATCACTGCCGCGACGCCGGCGCTGATGCTCGTGCAATTGCTGTTGCTCCCCGTGTACCTCTGGCTGTTCATGGGCCAGCAGGTGGCTGAGTTCATCGAGGCTGGACCGTTCATCGAGGCGTTCGTCGTGATCATTGCGCTGCCGTTAGCGCTCGCCTGGGCGACCGAACTCTGGGCAGATCGGTCGAAACGTGTCGAAGAGTGCCAGGACGTAATGAGATGGTTGCCGGTGCCGATGATGGGTGTGACGCTGTTCGTCGTCATCGCCTCCCAACTGCCACGTGTCCAGAATTCGATCGGTCAAATCGCGGCTGTCGTTCCGGTGTACGTAGTGTTCCTCGTCATCATGCCCCTGCTCAGTCGACTTGCTGCCGGACTTCTCGGGATGGATGTCGGTGAGAGTCGTGCTCTCGTGTTTACATCCGTGACGCGAAACTCACTAGTTATTCTGCCGCTGGCGCTGGCGTTGCCGTCAGGGTATGCGCTCGCGCCAGCGGTCGTCGTGACGCAGACGCTCATCGAACTGACCGGGATGGTCGTCCTGACGCGAGTTGTTCCGGGATGGCTCCTGCCGAACGCACCATCCCAGACTCCGTCAGGCACATAA
- a CDS encoding FAD-binding protein → MSHRDTATPVDQETLGCTLIDAAWNESDRDRIADLYADDSVINDSSEPTAGTGPDAYERYVTRHTDAAAELELTIDDTTVANGTVAIQVSGNATPEGYFLGHDPDREDGAVTFSGLEVLSVEDGSIVEWSGTLLSDATVDAFVEEFHGAVIRPGDGEYDETRAVWNRVIDKYPALIARCTGVADVIDAVDFARENDLLVAVRGGGHNVAGTAVCDGGLVIDLSRMKGVHVDLDAGAVRAEGGVTWGELDRETQVFGLATPGGVVSITGIAGLTLNGGMGWLRRKYGLSIDNLVSVDIVTADGEFLTASETQNPELFWGIRGGGGNFGVVTSFEYRLHPVGPEVMFAATMYPLGTAHEVLVSWRDFMADAPEEVSSEAIFWSVPAVPDFPDETHGEPIVTVAAMHCGPVKEGRRVLQPLRELAEPLLDLSVAAPYTQVQTMFDPFFPEGELCHYWKSINLDRLDDEIIDAVVTVAKDRPDPRILIPIWHQGGEMDRVGATETAYGDRSTKYMLSLDSTWEDPSDTEKIVAWTREHWADMHRFSDGSLYLNFPGFGEEGEELVRSAAGRENFDRLVTLKEEYDARNLFRLNQNITPAASPSGEK, encoded by the coding sequence ATGTCTCACCGAGACACGGCCACCCCGGTCGACCAGGAAACGCTCGGCTGCACTCTCATTGATGCGGCCTGGAACGAGAGCGACCGTGACCGAATTGCCGACCTGTATGCCGACGACAGCGTCATCAACGACTCGTCGGAGCCCACCGCTGGAACCGGCCCTGACGCGTACGAACGGTACGTCACACGCCACACGGACGCCGCCGCTGAACTGGAACTGACAATAGACGACACCACCGTCGCAAACGGAACGGTAGCGATTCAGGTGTCCGGGAACGCCACCCCAGAGGGTTACTTCCTGGGCCATGATCCAGACCGAGAGGACGGAGCGGTCACGTTCTCGGGCCTCGAAGTCCTCAGCGTTGAGGACGGGTCTATCGTGGAGTGGTCAGGAACGCTCCTCTCCGACGCCACCGTGGACGCGTTCGTCGAAGAGTTTCACGGGGCCGTGATTCGTCCGGGCGACGGCGAGTACGACGAGACACGCGCCGTCTGGAACCGAGTGATCGACAAGTATCCGGCCCTTATCGCCCGGTGTACCGGCGTGGCGGACGTCATCGATGCCGTTGACTTCGCCCGAGAGAACGATCTGCTGGTTGCCGTCCGCGGCGGTGGCCACAACGTTGCCGGGACAGCTGTCTGTGATGGCGGGTTGGTGATAGACCTTTCCCGGATGAAGGGCGTTCACGTTGACCTCGACGCCGGGGCCGTTCGAGCCGAAGGGGGCGTAACGTGGGGCGAACTCGACAGGGAGACGCAGGTCTTCGGGCTAGCGACGCCCGGTGGGGTCGTGTCGATAACCGGCATTGCGGGGTTGACCCTCAACGGCGGGATGGGGTGGCTTCGCCGGAAGTACGGGCTATCCATCGACAACCTCGTCTCAGTGGACATCGTGACCGCCGACGGCGAGTTCCTCACCGCGAGCGAGACCCAGAATCCCGAGCTGTTCTGGGGAATTCGTGGTGGGGGTGGCAACTTCGGGGTCGTCACCAGTTTTGAGTATCGACTCCATCCAGTCGGTCCCGAAGTGATGTTCGCTGCGACGATGTACCCGCTCGGGACGGCCCATGAGGTACTGGTTTCGTGGCGTGACTTCATGGCGGACGCCCCGGAGGAGGTTTCCTCAGAGGCGATCTTCTGGTCTGTTCCTGCTGTTCCCGATTTCCCCGACGAGACGCACGGTGAGCCCATCGTCACCGTCGCCGCTATGCACTGCGGCCCCGTCAAAGAGGGACGGCGCGTGCTCCAGCCGCTGCGCGAACTCGCTGAGCCACTTCTGGATCTGAGTGTCGCCGCGCCGTACACGCAGGTCCAGACGATGTTCGATCCGTTCTTTCCCGAGGGCGAACTGTGTCACTACTGGAAGTCGATTAATCTTGACCGGCTCGATGATGAGATCATCGATGCTGTCGTCACGGTCGCCAAGGATCGTCCTGACCCACGAATCCTCATTCCGATCTGGCATCAGGGCGGGGAAATGGATCGAGTGGGCGCAACCGAGACTGCCTACGGGGACCGGAGTACGAAGTATATGCTGAGTCTGGATTCGACGTGGGAAGACCCTTCGGACACCGAGAAAATCGTCGCGTGGACGCGCGAACACTGGGCAGACATGCATCGCTTCTCTGACGGCAGTCTGTACTTGAACTTCCCCGGCTTCGGTGAGGAAGGCGAAGAATTAGTGCGGTCGGCGGCCGGCCGAGAGAACTTCGACCGGCTAGTCACGCTGAAAGAAGAGTACGATGCCCGGAACCTGTTCCGGCTTAATCAGAACATTACGCCGGCGGCATCACCGTCTGGGGAGAAGTGA
- a CDS encoding SelT/SelW/SelH family protein — MTSVEIKYCVPCGLLNPAIETQTRLLNEFGQELDSVTLIPGHGGVFIVTADGETIWEKGVHGADLDLELIVDAINDRLLSEA; from the coding sequence ATGACCTCAGTTGAAATCAAGTACTGCGTACCCTGTGGACTGCTTAACCCCGCAATTGAAACGCAGACCCGACTCCTGAACGAATTTGGACAAGAGCTGGACAGCGTCACCCTGATCCCCGGCCATGGAGGGGTATTCATTGTGACCGCCGACGGCGAGACCATCTGGGAGAAGGGGGTTCACGGTGCTGACCTCGACTTGGAGCTCATCGTGGACGCAATCAATGATAGGCTTCTATCAGAGGCCTAA
- a CDS encoding HpcH/HpaI aldolase family protein — MTFHSALRDREPLVGTWVALSDPAIAELSACLEFDAVMIDGEHSTNSIETITEMARAIDAADVDPDPGAIVRLSENDPTEIKRVLDAGVDGVMAPMIDTPEDARALVEATRYPPEGVRGVGYGRGTEYGEAFPEYLERANEDLVTIAQIETEAGLENVEEIAAVDGLDGLFVGPADLSAALGIFGETDGDEFVEAVDRVLEAGHAVNKPVATLAFEEDEIERWVDRGFDFVLAGVDIDYVKAGGLRAKAMFEDAMEKRDG; from the coding sequence ATGACGTTCCACTCCGCCCTGCGGGACCGAGAGCCGCTCGTCGGGACCTGGGTCGCGCTGAGCGATCCCGCGATCGCCGAACTCAGCGCCTGCCTCGAGTTCGACGCCGTGATGATCGACGGCGAGCACTCGACGAACTCGATCGAGACGATCACCGAGATGGCTCGCGCAATCGACGCCGCCGACGTCGACCCCGACCCCGGGGCGATCGTCCGCCTCTCGGAGAACGATCCAACGGAGATCAAACGCGTCCTCGATGCCGGCGTCGACGGCGTGATGGCCCCGATGATCGACACACCCGAGGACGCGCGGGCGCTCGTCGAGGCCACCCGCTACCCGCCCGAGGGAGTCCGCGGCGTCGGCTACGGCCGCGGCACCGAGTACGGCGAGGCGTTTCCCGAGTACCTCGAGCGCGCGAACGAGGACCTCGTCACGATCGCCCAGATCGAGACCGAAGCCGGCCTCGAGAACGTCGAGGAGATCGCCGCCGTCGACGGCCTGGACGGCCTGTTCGTCGGCCCTGCAGACCTCTCCGCCGCGCTCGGCATCTTTGGCGAAACCGACGGCGACGAGTTCGTCGAGGCCGTCGATCGCGTGCTCGAGGCGGGCCACGCCGTCAACAAGCCCGTCGCGACGCTCGCGTTCGAGGAGGACGAGATCGAACGGTGGGTCGACCGCGGCTTCGACTTCGTGCTGGCCGGCGTCGACATCGACTACGTGAAGGCGGGCGGACTGCGGGCGAAGGCGATGTTCGAGGACGCGATGGAGAAGCGAGACGGGTAA
- a CDS encoding sodium:calcium antiporter: MPGLLGSLVLVVVATLVIWKGSGYFEQAAERLSKHYGLPVAVHGAIVVAIGSSFPEISSIVISTVVHGEFSLGVGAIVGSAIFNLLVIPALSALSSEELEATRDLIHKDAQFYVISVLVLFITFALGATYVPGGTNRAAILTPPLALLSLATYGIYVFLHQQDASEHVADDSLDVRPAREWGALVVGLLVITVGVEGIVRAALSLGAIFDTPSFLWGLTVIAAGTSLPDAFVSVRAAQNDDSVTSLTNVLGSNTFNLLVAIPVGVLLAGSATINFLAAIPTMGFLAFATLVFIVFTRTHLELTNREAYGFLGLYGLFLLWMILESMGVIETVQGI, encoded by the coding sequence ATGCCAGGACTGCTCGGCTCCCTTGTTCTCGTAGTTGTCGCAACACTCGTCATCTGGAAAGGAAGCGGATACTTCGAGCAGGCGGCAGAGCGACTGAGTAAGCACTATGGGTTACCTGTCGCCGTCCATGGTGCCATCGTCGTTGCCATCGGTTCGAGTTTCCCCGAGATCAGTTCCATCGTCATCAGTACGGTCGTTCACGGCGAGTTTTCCCTCGGTGTCGGAGCAATCGTTGGGAGCGCCATCTTCAACCTCCTCGTGATTCCAGCTCTTTCAGCCCTCTCTAGCGAGGAACTGGAAGCGACCCGCGACCTCATTCACAAAGACGCGCAGTTCTACGTCATCAGCGTTCTCGTCCTATTCATCACTTTCGCACTCGGTGCGACCTACGTTCCAGGGGGAACGAACCGTGCTGCGATCCTGACACCTCCGCTGGCTCTGCTCTCACTTGCCACGTACGGAATTTACGTCTTTCTCCACCAGCAGGATGCTAGTGAACACGTCGCTGACGATTCTCTCGATGTACGTCCAGCCCGAGAATGGGGAGCGCTCGTAGTAGGTCTACTCGTCATTACCGTTGGCGTTGAGGGAATCGTCCGTGCCGCCCTCTCACTCGGAGCGATCTTCGACACGCCGAGTTTCCTGTGGGGGTTGACCGTTATCGCTGCCGGAACGAGTCTGCCCGACGCATTCGTCAGCGTTCGCGCCGCTCAGAATGACGACAGCGTTACCAGTCTTACGAACGTCCTCGGAAGTAATACGTTTAACCTCTTGGTCGCTATCCCCGTCGGTGTCCTCTTAGCGGGGTCTGCGACCATCAACTTCCTCGCGGCGATTCCAACGATGGGGTTCCTCGCGTTCGCTACGCTCGTATTTATCGTGTTTACTCGGACTCACCTCGAACTTACCAATCGCGAAGCATACGGTTTCCTCGGACTGTACGGGCTGTTCCTTCTCTGGATGATTCTCGAATCAATGGGTGTTATTGAGACCGTCCAGGGAATCTAA
- a CDS encoding DoxX family protein produces MEDTSVDRIQSLQQLIPEWIHSGLRLVLVALVAKPALSKFVTHENSVSFFDAVGIPSPQLMVIIAGIIEVGAVFLLLAGVGERLAAVSLILVMLVAILYVGPDWKNLSVLFGALTLLVLKTDMDAVWQPANRLLG; encoded by the coding sequence ATGGAAGACACCTCTGTCGATCGCATTCAGTCACTGCAGCAGTTAATTCCAGAGTGGATTCACAGCGGTCTTCGTCTCGTTCTTGTCGCACTCGTCGCGAAACCAGCGCTGAGTAAGTTCGTCACCCACGAGAATTCGGTTTCATTCTTCGATGCGGTCGGGATACCCTCCCCTCAACTGATGGTCATCATTGCAGGCATCATCGAAGTCGGAGCAGTTTTCCTGCTGCTGGCTGGCGTCGGTGAGCGCCTTGCGGCTGTGTCACTCATTCTAGTGATGCTCGTCGCGATACTGTACGTCGGACCAGACTGGAAGAACCTCAGCGTGTTGTTCGGAGCGCTCACACTTCTCGTCCTGAAGACTGATATGGACGCCGTCTGGCAGCCTGCTAATCGACTACTCGGTTAG
- the gdhB gene encoding glutamate dehydrogenase GdhB codes for MTSTQVTDQDETEHISALETARRQLDDAAAYIDLNRGVVERLKHPSRVVEVSIPLERDNGEVEVFTGYRAQHDDVRGPYKGGLRYHPDVTAEECIGLSMWMTWKCAVMDLPFGGGKGGIVVNPKDLSDDEKERLTRRFAEEIRDEVGPNQDIPAPDMGTDVQTMSWFMDAYSMQQGETVPGVVTGKPPVVGGSYGREEAPGRSVAIIVREAIAYYGKDIEDSTVAVQGYGSVGANAARLLDEWGATIVAVSDVNGAIYDATGLDTQTVPSHKEEPEGVTKHDAPDMLTNVELLELDVDVVIPAAIGNVITSRNADQIRADIVVEGSNGPTTAEADDILADRDVKVLPDILANAGGVTVSYFEWLQDINRRQWSRERVVSELESEMVSAWDSVKTEVDERDLRWREAAYVVALERIGAAKEARGLWP; via the coding sequence ATGACATCCACACAGGTTACAGACCAGGACGAGACAGAGCACATATCCGCGCTCGAAACAGCACGCCGTCAACTCGACGATGCGGCGGCGTACATCGATCTCAATCGGGGTGTCGTCGAACGTCTCAAACACCCGTCGAGAGTGGTCGAAGTTTCAATTCCACTTGAGCGCGACAACGGCGAGGTCGAGGTTTTCACCGGCTATCGTGCACAGCACGACGACGTTCGTGGTCCCTACAAGGGTGGACTCAGGTATCATCCAGACGTTACCGCAGAGGAGTGCATCGGGCTATCGATGTGGATGACCTGGAAATGTGCTGTGATGGATCTCCCGTTTGGCGGTGGCAAAGGTGGTATCGTTGTGAATCCCAAAGACCTCAGTGATGACGAAAAAGAGCGCCTCACTCGTCGATTCGCTGAAGAGATCCGCGATGAAGTAGGGCCAAATCAGGACATTCCAGCGCCCGATATGGGCACAGACGTGCAGACGATGTCGTGGTTCATGGACGCTTACAGTATGCAACAGGGGGAGACGGTTCCCGGTGTTGTAACAGGGAAACCTCCAGTCGTCGGTGGGAGCTACGGCCGTGAGGAAGCACCTGGTCGGAGCGTCGCAATAATCGTCCGTGAAGCGATAGCATATTACGGGAAGGATATCGAGGATTCAACGGTTGCTGTTCAGGGGTACGGGAGTGTCGGGGCGAACGCTGCCCGTCTCCTCGACGAGTGGGGAGCGACTATCGTTGCCGTCAGTGACGTAAACGGGGCTATCTATGATGCTACCGGGCTTGACACCCAAACCGTCCCTTCGCATAAGGAAGAGCCGGAGGGGGTCACAAAACATGATGCCCCGGACATGCTCACCAATGTGGAGCTCTTAGAATTGGACGTCGATGTTGTCATCCCGGCCGCAATCGGGAACGTCATCACGTCGCGTAACGCCGATCAAATCCGAGCGGACATTGTCGTTGAGGGATCGAACGGTCCGACGACTGCCGAAGCAGACGATATTCTCGCCGATCGAGATGTTAAGGTCCTACCAGATATTCTTGCGAACGCGGGTGGCGTGACTGTGTCCTACTTCGAGTGGTTACAAGACATTAATCGCCGACAGTGGTCTAGAGAGCGCGTCGTTAGTGAACTGGAGTCGGAGATGGTCTCCGCGTGGGATAGCGTCAAAACCGAAGTCGATGAACGCGACCTCCGTTGGCGGGAAGCGGCATACGTCGTTGCGCTTGAACGGATCGGGGCAGCGAAAGAGGCGCGTGGTCTCTGGCCCTGA